The Phragmites australis chromosome 15, lpPhrAust1.1, whole genome shotgun sequence genome window below encodes:
- the LOC133892980 gene encoding protein trichome birefringence-like 11 produces MEMASARKRAKQSGDQIVLWGACVLLSSLSLLVAAASSGFGAARPTGEVSALVRATSGVVHAGADVGGGYCGDDDDLSSMSVDGEWVRDAERRPLYEPGQCPFVDEGFRCRENGRPDGDYAKWSWRPRRCTLPRFDAKKLLEILRNRRLVFVGDSIGRNQWESMLCMLSSAVADKASVYEENGNPITKHKGFLSFRFRDHNCTVEHYRSPYLVRRSRPPRRAPKRVESTLQLGAMDLRAPQWKDADILVFNTGHWWNQERLQQLGCYFQDGKKLRLNMSVDDAYQRAVNTLEKWIQREVNATKTLAVLRTYSPAHARAANSGGCATETLPELNTSKIALHRWPGMLNPAFEAPRAHTAPKLHVLNVTLMTAQRRDGHSSIYNVGPSSRMPAGQRADCSHWCLPGVPDAWNELPYALIIRRILGGAAACKKQLELTRVGNGEERNKAEAPTAAVAAPTSLQPLLLLRLRHLSPLNHSRELALLIGSKVLQDS; encoded by the exons ATGGAGATGGCGAGCGCGAGGAAGAGGGCGAAGCAGAGCGGCGACCAGATCGTGCTGTGGGGCGCCTGCgtgctcctctcctccctctcgctGCTCgttgccgccgcctcctcgggCTTCGGCGCCGCTAGGCCCACCGGGGAGGTCAGCGCGCTCGTGAGGGCCACGAGCGGCGTCGTTCACGCGGGGGCCGACGTCGGCGGCGGGTActgcggcgacgacgacgacctcaGCAGCATGTCCGTCGACGGCGAGTGGGTGCGCGACGCCGAGCGGCGCCCGCTCTACGAGCCGGGGCAGTGCCCGTTCGTCGACGAGGGGTTCAGGTGCAGGGAGAACGGCCGGCCGGACGGCGACTACGCCAAGTGGAGTTGGCGGCCAAGGCGCTGCACGCTGCCAAG ATTCGACGCCAAGAAGCTGCTCGAGATCCTCCGGAACCGGCGCCTAGTGTTCGTCGGCGACTCGATCGGGCGGAACCAGTGGGAGTCGATGCTGTGCATGCTCTCCTCGGCCGTCGCCGACAAGGCCTCGGTGTACGAGGAGAATGGGAACCCCATCACCAAGCACAAGGGCTTCCTCTCCTTCAGGTTCCGGGACCACAACTGCACCGTGGAGCATTACCGGTCGCCCTACTTGGTCCGGCGCAGCCGtccgccgcgccgcgcgccgAAGCGCGTGGAGTCCACGCTGCAGTTAGGCGCCATGGATTTGAGGGCTCCCCAGTGGAAGGACGCGGATATTTTGGTGTTTAACACGGGGCACTGGTGGAACCAAGAAAGGTTACAACAATT AGGATGCTACTTCCAGGACGGTAAGAAGCTGCGGCTGAACATGAGCGTCGACGACGCCTACCAAAGAGCGGTGAATACGCTGGAAAAATGGATTCAGAGGGAAGTGAACGCCACAAAAACTCTGGCCGTTCTCCGAACATACTCACCGGCACACGCAAG GGCCGCAAACAGTGGAGGCTGTGCCACGGAGACGCTACCGGAGCTGAACACTTCCAAGATCGCCCTGCACCGGTGGCCGGGCATGCTGAACCCGGCTTTTGAAGCACCGAGAGCACACACCGCGCCGAAGCTTCATGTGCTGAACGTCACCCTGATGACGGCGCAGAGGAGAGACGGCCACTCGTCGATATATAACGTCGGCCCGTCGTCAAGGATGCCGGCGGGGCAGAGGGCGGACTGCAGCCACTGGTGCCTGCCCGGCGTCCCAGACGCGTGGAACGAGCTCCCCTACGCTTTAATTATCAGGAG GATTCTAGGAGGCGCTGCAGCCTGCAAGAAGCAGCTGGAGCTGACCAGAGTTGGaaatggagaggaaaggaaCAAGGCCGAGGCCCCTACCGCTGCCGTCGCTGCACCTACAAGTCTACAACCTTTGTTGCTGCTCCGCCTTCGGCATCTGTCGCCATTGAACCATAGCCGTGAGCTTGCATTGTTGATTGGTTCGAAA GTGCTCCAGGACAGTTGA